The Opitutales bacterium region TGGACCACCACCAACCCTAGATTCATGAAAGCTACTGGAAAAAAAAGACTCGCCCTCCCTGCTAAGCTCCTGTTCAGCCTGATCACGACCTGCGCGTTGACGACTGCGTCATACGCTCAGCACGAAGTCGACAGCGAAGAAGCGGAGGCGGAGCCCATCAAGATTAACGGCAACGAGAATGCCTTCGGTTCGTCGCAAATGGCTTATGCCATGATCATGCAGAACCTGCAGCGCATCAATCGTTACGCTTGGGAAGAAACGCAGGATCTCGTTGCCGCCATTGCGGCGCGCGAGGGGGTGCCTACAGACCACATTATCGTTACTGCCGGATCAGGTCCTGTACTGTCCATGACAGGTATGTGGAAAGGCTTAGAGGGCGGCAATATGATCATCGCCACACCTGGATACCAGCAGCTTGCGCGTACCTTCGAGGCATTCGGCGGCACTGTGGTTAACGTCCCAGTGACTCCTGCCCCGGAATTGAAGCATGATCTCGATGCCATGGAGGCGATGATTAATGATGAGACTCAGATCCTCTATATCTGCAATCCGAACAACCCCACTGGCACTATCGTCGATCCTGATAAGTTGCGTGAGGTAGCTTCGCGCGCTTCTGAAAAGACACTTGTCTTTATCGACGAGGCTTATCTTGAGCTCGCTGATGATTTCACCAAGAACACCATGGTGGATCTCGTGCGTGACGGCAAAGACGTCATCATCGCACGTACGTTCTCGAAAGTGTATGGTATCGCTGGCCTCCGTATTGGATATGGCGTAGCAAAGCCTGAGATCATTAAAGAACTCCGGAAATTCTACCAGGGTGGACCTAACATTCTCGGTGCAGTGGCAGCCACCGCCTCGCTCCAAGACCCATCGTGGTACGAGCAGAGCCGCATGATGTATATTGAGACCCGCAAGATGGTGACCGACGCTTTCGATGCGATGGGAATCGAATATGCTGA contains the following coding sequences:
- a CDS encoding histidinol-phosphate aminotransferase family protein, encoding MKATGKKRLALPAKLLFSLITTCALTTASYAQHEVDSEEAEAEPIKINGNENAFGSSQMAYAMIMQNLQRINRYAWEETQDLVAAIAAREGVPTDHIIVTAGSGPVLSMTGMWKGLEGGNMIIATPGYQQLARTFEAFGGTVVNVPVTPAPELKHDLDAMEAMINDETQILYICNPNNPTGTIVDPDKLREVASRASEKTLVFIDEAYLELADDFTKNTMVDLVRDGKDVIIARTFSKVYGIAGLRIGYGVAKPEIIKELRKFYQGGPNILGAVAATASLQDPSWYEQSRMMYIETRKMVTDAFDAMGIEYAEPSGSFVFFKTGMPIQQFQAAMEAENILVGRPFPPMFDWCRVSIGTQDEMAAFIEAVKKILDKDAA